The nucleotide window CTTTTTATAATCGGATGATTGAAGCCTCCAGACGAGGTGTAAACATCACTATAGTTTTTGGAAAGAAACGACTTAAGAGTAATGAATTTTACACATTTGCTGAGATTCCCCAATTGGAGCTACTTTACTGTCACAATCTTCATGCGAAATGTTATTTCAATGAAGTGGATATGGTCGTTTGTTCCATGAATATGTATGCCTATTCTCAACGAAACAATCGTGAGATGGGGGTTTTTATTCAGAGAAATAATGATCATGATTTCTTTAACAAAGCCAAACAAGAAGCTTTTTCTATCATTGATTCATCTGAATTGGTAGGATCTAATCGTCAATACTCTAATTCAGTTCAAACACAAAAGAGTAGTGGTGACTACGGGTTTTGTATTCGATGCGAAACTAAGATCTCTTTTGATATTGGACGACCTTATTGCCAGAGTTGCTTTTCGGTTTGGATGGATTTTCAAAACCCAGATTATCAAGAAAGTGTTTGCCATTCATGTGGAGTTAAAGAGCCAGCTACTTTAAGAAAACCCT belongs to Fodinibius sp. Rm-B-1B1-1 and includes:
- a CDS encoding phospholipase D-like domain-containing protein, which produces MAEFLTTIGISSKLEDIINYSKQELILISPYYQLSETFYNRMIEASRRGVNITIVFGKKRLKSNEFYTFAEIPQLELLYCHNLHAKCYFNEVDMVVCSMNMYAYSQRNNREMGVFIQRNNDHDFFNKAKQEAFSIIDSSELVGSNRQYSNSVQTQKSSGDYGFCIRCETKISFDIGRPYCQSCFSVWMDFQNPDYQESVCHSCGVKEPATLRKPFCYGCFTNYMV